The proteins below are encoded in one region of Leptotrichia sp. oral taxon 218:
- the ligA gene encoding NAD-dependent DNA ligase LigA has protein sequence MNSLDNEILKNYTNLKNKIEKYNNLYYNEDNPIISDMEYDGLLRKLKEMEKEYPALLEIDDSPTEKIGGTASNKFSKVEHKVPMLSLSNTYNIAEIEDFDKRVKKIINFSEKIEYILELKLDGLSISLIYENGNLTRAVTRGDGKIGEDVTENIMEIESIPKKLKEPISLEVRGEIILPIKNFNKINEEREENGEEVFANPRNAAAGTIRQLDSTIVSKRGLDCYLYYLVNAENYGIKTHLESIKFIEKLGFKTTKVFEKYSDFKTLEKSIEKWRIKREKLDYETDGLVIKINDFSFYETLGYTTKSPRWAIAYKFPAEQVKTRLLNVTFQVGRTGVVTPVAELEAVNLSGSVVKRASLHNFDEIRRKDIKIGDNVIVEKAAEIIPQVVNVVFDDRKGTEKEIKEPESCPACGTKLVKEEGLVALKCLNPHCPEKIKREISYFVSRDAMNISGLGEKIVEKFIELEKIKTVVDIYFLENYRNELENLEKMGKKSVENLLNSINESKNQDFSKVLYALGIPFVGKFNANLLSKTFKDIDVLKEKSVEELLEVKGIGDKAAIAVNTFLNNENNWKIITELKEIGLKFKFEEDELKEVKDNPIKGKNFLATGKLQKYKRNEIKDIILEKGGNYLSAVSKNLDFLIAGEKAGSKLEKAQNLGIRVLSEDEFEKEFL, from the coding sequence ATCTTTATTACAACGAAGATAATCCAATTATTTCAGATATGGAATATGACGGACTCTTGCGAAAGTTAAAAGAGATGGAAAAAGAATATCCCGCTCTTTTAGAAATTGATGATTCTCCGACTGAAAAAATTGGAGGGACTGCGAGTAATAAATTTTCTAAAGTTGAACATAAAGTTCCTATGTTAAGTTTGTCAAATACTTATAATATCGCTGAAATCGAAGATTTTGACAAAAGAGTAAAAAAAATAATTAACTTTTCTGAAAAAATTGAATATATTCTGGAACTGAAATTGGACGGACTTAGTATCAGCCTTATTTATGAAAATGGGAACTTAACGAGAGCAGTCACTCGTGGTGACGGAAAAATTGGAGAAGATGTGACGGAAAATATTATGGAAATTGAATCTATTCCAAAAAAATTGAAAGAGCCGATTTCGCTGGAAGTTCGTGGGGAAATTATTTTGCCGATTAAAAATTTTAATAAAATAAATGAAGAGCGGGAAGAAAATGGGGAAGAAGTTTTTGCAAATCCAAGAAATGCTGCTGCTGGAACAATTAGACAACTGGATTCCACGATTGTTTCAAAAAGAGGACTTGACTGCTATCTCTATTATTTGGTCAATGCGGAAAATTATGGAATTAAAACACATTTGGAAAGTATTAAATTTATTGAAAAGCTGGGATTTAAGACAACTAAAGTCTTTGAGAAATATTCCGACTTTAAAACTCTTGAAAAATCTATTGAAAAATGGCGAATAAAAAGAGAAAAATTGGATTATGAAACCGACGGGTTGGTTATAAAAATAAATGATTTCTCATTTTATGAAACTTTGGGCTACACGACAAAAAGTCCACGATGGGCAATCGCTTATAAATTTCCTGCTGAACAGGTTAAAACAAGACTTTTGAATGTGACTTTTCAAGTGGGAAGAACGGGAGTTGTGACACCTGTTGCGGAACTGGAAGCTGTGAATTTATCAGGGTCGGTTGTAAAAAGAGCTAGTCTTCATAACTTTGATGAAATTCGTAGAAAAGATATAAAAATTGGGGACAATGTGATTGTCGAAAAAGCAGCAGAAATTATACCGCAAGTCGTAAATGTCGTATTTGATGACAGAAAAGGGACTGAAAAAGAAATAAAAGAACCTGAAAGCTGTCCTGCTTGTGGCACAAAACTTGTAAAAGAAGAGGGCCTTGTTGCGCTAAAATGCTTAAATCCACACTGTCCTGAAAAAATTAAAAGAGAAATTTCCTATTTTGTGTCAAGAGACGCCATGAACATTTCAGGTCTGGGAGAAAAAATTGTGGAAAAATTTATTGAACTTGAAAAAATTAAAACTGTAGTTGATATTTATTTTTTAGAAAATTATCGCAATGAATTAGAAAATTTGGAAAAGATGGGAAAAAAAAGTGTTGAAAATTTGTTAAATAGCATAAACGAAAGTAAAAATCAAGACTTTTCCAAAGTTCTATATGCTCTTGGAATCCCATTTGTCGGGAAATTTAACGCCAACCTTTTGAGTAAAACTTTTAAAGATATTGATGTTTTAAAAGAAAAGTCAGTTGAAGAACTTTTGGAAGTAAAAGGAATTGGAGATAAAGCTGCAATCGCTGTAAATACTTTTTTAAATAATGAAAATAACTGGAAAATTATTACGGAACTTAAAGAAATTGGCTTAAAATTTAAATTTGAAGAAGATGAACTAAAAGAAGTTAAAGACAATCCAATAAAAGGAAAAAATTTCCTTGCAACTGGAAAATTGCAAAAATATAAGCGAAACGAAATAAAAGATATAATTTTAGAAAAAGGTGGAAATTATTTATCTGCCGTTTCAAAAAATTTGGATTTTTTAATTGCTGGAGAAAAAGCTGGAAGTAAGTTAGAAAAAGCTCAAAATTTAGGAATTAGAGTACTAAGCGAAGATGAATTTGAAAAAGAATTTTTATAA
- the nrdF gene encoding class 1b ribonucleoside-diphosphate reductase subunit beta, translated as MEKKIYKAVNWNTPENDYVETFWEQNIRQFWIDTEYIPSRDIDSWNALKPEMKLAYLHALGGLTMLDTLQSHTGMPKIIDHIDSLQNRSVLSYMCMMESIHAKSYSTIFTTVASTREINETFNWVQENPHLQYKANKIDNYYQKMNNPEASRRDIAMSLAASVYLETYLFYSGFFLPLWLAGQGEMVASCDIIKKIIADESIHGVFVGLLFQELYNSFDEDTKKGMRDELKTLLYDLYENECRYTDEVYGDIGLTGDVKEYIRYNANKALMNLGFEEEFEVKNVNPIVLNGLNVETTQHDFFSKKSTNYEKALEVVHLHDDDFGFDDDDDDDFDI; from the coding sequence ATGGAAAAGAAAATATACAAAGCAGTAAACTGGAATACCCCAGAAAATGATTATGTGGAAACTTTTTGGGAACAAAATATTAGACAATTTTGGATTGATACGGAATATATTCCGTCAAGGGATATTGACAGCTGGAATGCGCTTAAGCCTGAAATGAAACTGGCTTATTTACATGCACTTGGAGGACTTACAATGCTTGATACATTGCAAAGTCATACTGGAATGCCTAAAATTATTGATCACATTGATTCACTGCAAAATCGGTCAGTGCTTTCTTATATGTGCATGATGGAGTCGATTCACGCAAAATCTTATTCGACAATATTTACAACAGTAGCGTCAACTCGTGAAATAAATGAAACATTTAACTGGGTTCAAGAAAATCCGCATTTGCAGTATAAAGCCAATAAAATTGACAATTATTATCAAAAGATGAATAATCCAGAAGCTTCAAGAAGAGATATTGCGATGTCTTTAGCGGCTTCGGTTTACTTGGAAACTTATTTGTTTTACAGCGGGTTCTTTTTACCGCTTTGGCTTGCTGGACAAGGAGAAATGGTCGCAAGTTGTGATATAATTAAGAAAATTATTGCGGATGAGTCAATTCACGGAGTATTTGTCGGACTGCTTTTCCAAGAATTATATAATTCATTTGATGAAGATACTAAAAAAGGAATGAGAGATGAATTAAAGACATTGCTTTACGACTTGTATGAAAATGAATGCAGATATACCGACGAAGTATATGGAGATATTGGACTTACAGGCGATGTTAAAGAATATATTAGATATAATGCCAACAAAGCGCTTATGAATTTGGGATTTGAAGAAGAGTTTGAAGTAAAAAATGTTAATCCGATTGTGTTAAATGGACTTAATGTGGAAACTACTCAACATGACTTTTTCTCTAAAAAATCTACAAATTATGAAAAAGCGTTGGAAGTTGTGCATTTGCATGACGATGACTTTGGATTTGATGACGACGACGATGATGATTTTGATATATAG
- a CDS encoding type II toxin-antitoxin system YafQ family toxin, which yields MRDKKEEYKYSIILTGKFKKHLKNLKKQKKDLKLLESIISILAKGEKLPPKNKDHKLVNNYDGARECHITPDWLLIYEIVEDKLILIKQFYQERKTKKWKRKYTKQ from the coding sequence ATGAGGGATAAAAAAGAAGAGTATAAATATTCTATTATTCTTACTGGGAAATTTAAAAAACATTTAAAAAATCTAAAAAAACAGAAAAAAGATTTAAAATTATTGGAAAGTATCATCTCAATATTGGCAAAAGGAGAAAAACTTCCTCCTAAAAACAAGGATCATAAATTAGTCAATAATTATGATGGAGCAAGAGAATGTCATATAACTCCAGATTGGTTATTAATCTACGAGATAGTTGAAGATAAATTAATATTGATAAAACAATTTTATCAAGAAAGGAAAACAAAAAAATGGAAAAGAAAATATACAAAGCAGTAA
- a CDS encoding type II toxin-antitoxin system RelB/DinJ family antitoxin: MATVNISIKIDEETKKEAQKLFKDLGLSLSTTINIFLKQAIREKGIPFYISSLPENSELVQAFEEAKQIKKNPSNYKSYSSPEEMFKDVLGEDYEG, from the coding sequence ATGGCAACAGTTAATATAAGTATAAAAATAGATGAAGAAACTAAAAAAGAAGCACAGAAATTATTTAAAGATTTAGGATTAAGCCTTAGTACAACAATTAATATATTTTTAAAACAGGCTATAAGAGAAAAAGGAATTCCCTTTTACATAAGTTCTCTACCTGAAAATTCAGAATTGGTTCAAGCATTTGAAGAAGCTAAACAAATTAAGAAAAATCCTTCAAATTATAAATCGTACAGTAGTCCAGAAGAAATGTTTAAAGATGTCTTGGGAGAAGATTATGAGGGATAA
- a CDS encoding Fic family protein has product MNKISKIEIFKNFLEKERPLNKGILTKLESNLKTNFIYNSNAIEGSTLTLKETDIILQYGVTVKGKSLKEHEEVKGQEYALNFLKEVIKTNESLSLRLIREFHALVLNDDIENRGKFKKSNNEILGAGFETTPHYLVEEKLTELIDEFNSSENNDLIMKVACFHADFEKIHPFIDGNGRTGRLLLNLELMKNGYPITVIRNEDRDEYYTALETAQVESNYELLAGFIEKSAENTFWMYYKYFDEDTKMKFEEYLKKNGINPKEVYQKRFEDYPETERDFPRDWDK; this is encoded by the coding sequence ATGAATAAAATATCTAAAATTGAAATTTTCAAAAACTTTTTAGAAAAAGAAAGACCTTTAAATAAAGGGATTTTGACAAAATTAGAAAGTAATCTTAAAACAAATTTTATTTATAATTCAAATGCGATTGAAGGTAGTACTCTTACTTTGAAAGAAACGGATATTATTCTTCAATATGGGGTTACTGTGAAAGGGAAAAGTTTGAAGGAGCATGAGGAAGTGAAGGGACAGGAATATGCTCTTAATTTTCTGAAGGAAGTTATAAAAACAAATGAATCTTTATCGCTGAGATTGATAAGAGAGTTTCATGCTCTTGTGTTGAATGATGATATTGAGAATAGAGGGAAGTTTAAGAAAAGTAATAATGAAATTTTGGGTGCTGGATTTGAAACGACGCCTCACTATCTTGTTGAAGAGAAGCTGACTGAATTAATTGATGAATTTAATAGTAGTGAAAATAATGATTTGATAATGAAAGTTGCTTGTTTTCATGCTGATTTTGAGAAAATTCATCCGTTTATTGATGGTAATGGACGAACTGGGAGATTACTTCTGAATTTGGAGCTTATGAAGAATGGTTATCCGATTACAGTTATACGAAATGAAGATAGAGATGAATATTATACTGCTTTGGAAACAGCACAAGTTGAATCAAATTACGAGCTGCTTGCTGGTTTTATAGAAAAGAGTGCTGAAAATACTTTTTGGATGTATTACAAATATTTTGATGAAGATACAAAAATGAAGTTTGAAGAATATTTAAAAAAGAATGGAATTAATCCGAAAGAAGTTTATCAAAAGAGATTTGAGGATTATCCAGAAACAGAGAGAGACTTTCCAAGAGATTGGGATAAATAG